Proteins found in one Vallitalea guaymasensis genomic segment:
- a CDS encoding penicillin-binding transpeptidase domain-containing protein yields the protein MIHELLLNVWKIVKHRLFILLVGILLIFWILINRIFELQIVKGQELANEFSIGIKRNIVLEGTRGNIYDRNGIPLAVNELAYSVTLDDSIIVDDRGVMIRDLINVIEENGDSIIVSFPIELNEEGEFEFVGSNSSIVRFKKEIFGDKRLSKVQESLTAEDMIKYIRSEDFFDMPVEKYSDEEVIKICAIRYALYLTRGSKYKPLKVAVNISEKTLAMINENQDKFPGAKIIVEPRRQYIDSTYFSHIIGYTKTISPGQLEKLKVHGYNARDIVGQAGIEKEMEIYLKGTDGKQTIDVDISGRTRNIINTEEPVPGKDIFLTIDKELQMKTYDALEKQIANVVVEKMYTKQPAKKGIFILLKDVFASLFNNGIISLEQLESSSEEQYQNNVYSTFNKHYNNIVDDINYDLANNVNQYLSEEDRYLDYIIDNLVSDGILLTRKKVENKDTDDGKKEEETEVEIEVYQKYKNNEISINELLTTSIKEKSVIIDKKEGENPSDIEIYNYIIDYINTKILETNDFKRLVYTTMAENEKFYYRDLCFMLIEQGIVTSNEKEMSDLKRGKISALNFIKSKITNLDIKPSQLALDPSTGSAVVVDVKTGEVLSLVSYPSYDNNKFVNNFDSSYYYKLINDPTKPLVHRATKERRAPGSTFKMVSAMAGLEEGVINKNTVIRDLGVFNKIYPSANCWIYTAYGSTHGNETVDEALRDSCNYFFYEVGLRLGKDDEGNYIPIEGINKLMKYVEKFGLDTKSGIELSEYSPKNPTKDPVRAAIGQDNNSYTPVQLARYISTLANGGTNFELNIVDKISNHSGEVYEDRTPNIATQSNFDPENTKTVHSGMLKVTTKQNGVRGTAYSIFKDIPIKVAGKTGTSQESKSRPDHATFTAFAPYDNPEIAVVVVIPYGYTAQNSGKVVKEIISSYYDLYGTSETTTMSNKLEY from the coding sequence TTGATTCATGAATTACTGTTGAATGTATGGAAAATAGTGAAACATAGATTATTTATTCTATTAGTAGGCATTTTACTAATATTTTGGATACTGATTAATAGAATATTTGAGTTACAGATTGTTAAAGGACAAGAGTTGGCAAATGAATTTAGTATAGGGATAAAACGTAATATTGTATTAGAGGGTACTAGAGGTAATATATATGATAGAAATGGAATACCTCTTGCTGTAAATGAGTTAGCTTATTCTGTTACATTGGATGATAGTATTATTGTTGATGATAGAGGCGTGATGATACGTGATTTGATTAATGTGATAGAAGAGAATGGTGATAGTATTATTGTTTCATTCCCAATAGAACTTAATGAAGAGGGTGAATTTGAATTTGTAGGTTCCAATTCATCTATAGTAAGATTCAAAAAAGAGATATTTGGTGATAAAAGATTATCTAAAGTACAAGAAAGTTTAACCGCTGAGGATATGATAAAATATATTAGGTCAGAAGATTTTTTTGATATGCCTGTTGAGAAATATTCAGATGAAGAAGTCATTAAAATATGTGCAATCAGATATGCATTATATCTAACTAGAGGTTCCAAGTACAAACCTCTAAAAGTTGCTGTAAATATCTCAGAAAAAACATTGGCGATGATAAATGAAAATCAGGACAAATTTCCGGGAGCTAAGATTATTGTTGAACCACGTAGACAATATATTGATTCAACATATTTTTCTCATATTATAGGATATACTAAAACAATTAGCCCAGGACAATTAGAAAAATTAAAGGTTCATGGATATAATGCTAGAGATATTGTTGGTCAAGCAGGTATAGAAAAAGAAATGGAGATATACTTAAAAGGGACTGATGGCAAACAAACCATTGATGTTGATATTTCTGGACGTACAAGAAATATTATTAATACAGAAGAACCTGTACCAGGTAAAGATATATTTTTAACTATTGATAAAGAACTTCAAATGAAAACCTATGATGCTCTAGAAAAGCAAATAGCAAATGTTGTAGTAGAAAAGATGTATACTAAGCAACCGGCTAAAAAAGGAATCTTTATTTTATTGAAAGATGTATTTGCTTCATTATTCAATAATGGTATCATATCGTTAGAGCAATTAGAAAGTTCCAGTGAGGAACAATATCAAAACAATGTATATAGTACTTTTAATAAGCATTATAATAATATAGTGGACGATATTAATTATGATTTAGCAAACAATGTTAATCAATATTTATCAGAAGAAGATAGGTATTTAGACTATATAATTGACAATTTAGTCTCTGATGGTATATTATTAACACGAAAGAAAGTTGAAAATAAAGATACTGACGATGGAAAAAAAGAGGAAGAAACAGAAGTTGAGATAGAAGTCTACCAAAAATATAAGAATAATGAAATAAGTATAAATGAATTATTAACCACTAGTATTAAAGAAAAAAGTGTAATTATTGATAAAAAAGAAGGAGAAAACCCTTCTGATATAGAAATATATAATTATATAATAGATTATATAAATACAAAAATATTAGAAACTAACGATTTTAAACGTTTGGTTTATACTACTATGGCAGAAAATGAAAAATTCTATTATAGAGACTTATGTTTTATGCTCATTGAACAAGGGATTGTTACTTCTAATGAGAAAGAAATGTCTGATTTGAAAAGAGGAAAAATCTCAGCTCTTAATTTTATAAAAAGTAAAATTACTAATTTAGACATTAAACCTAGTCAGTTGGCTTTAGACCCTAGTACTGGTTCAGCAGTAGTAGTAGATGTTAAAACAGGAGAAGTTTTATCTCTTGTAAGTTATCCTAGTTATGATAACAACAAGTTTGTAAATAATTTTGATAGTAGTTATTATTATAAACTGATAAATGACCCAACTAAACCACTTGTCCATAGAGCAACAAAAGAACGTAGAGCTCCTGGTTCTACATTTAAAATGGTTTCTGCAATGGCTGGTCTTGAAGAGGGTGTTATAAATAAGAATACCGTCATTAGAGATTTAGGTGTATTTAATAAAATATATCCCTCAGCAAATTGTTGGATATATACAGCATATGGTTCAACTCATGGAAATGAGACAGTAGATGAAGCTCTTAGGGATTCATGTAACTATTTCTTTTATGAAGTGGGATTAAGATTAGGTAAAGATGATGAAGGTAATTATATTCCAATTGAAGGAATCAATAAGTTAATGAAATATGTAGAAAAATTTGGATTAGATACTAAATCAGGAATAGAGTTATCCGAATATTCCCCTAAGAATCCTACTAAAGATCCAGTGCGTGCAGCTATTGGACAAGATAATAATAGCTATACTCCTGTACAATTAGCTAGATATATTAGTACTTTAGCTAATGGAGGAACTAATTTTGAATTAAATATTGTAGATAAAATATCTAATCATAGTGGTGAAGTATATGAAGACAGAACCCCTAACATAGCTACTCAGAGTAATTTTGATCCTGAAAATACTAAAACAGTTCATTCAGGTATGTTAAAGGTAACTACTAAGCAAAATGGAGTAAGAGGTACAGCTTATAGTATTTTCAAAGACATACCTATAAAAGTTGCAGGAAAAACCGGTACTTCACAAGAAAGCAAGAGTAGACCTGACCATGCCACTTTTACGGCTTTTGCACCGTATGATAATCCAGAAATTGCAGTAGTTGTAGTTATACCTTATGGATATACTGCACAAAATTCTGGTAAGGTTGTTAAGGAGATAATCAGTAGCTATTATGATTTATATGGAACAAGTGAAACAACTACAATGAGTAATAAATTGGAATATTAA
- a CDS encoding septum site-determining protein MinC, giving the protein MSDCILIKGNKYGLTIILDENVTFKILKQTLEKKIIDAKKFFKNAKVAITFTGRYLSDKEQKELVDIITTFSDMEVTCIMDETDTSSKNVAAKKDEVDKNDILGMGNPMGNTMGDPMAAFHKGTLRSGQQLNVEHSVIIMGDVNPGAKVTARGNVIVLGTLKGTVYVKELDGKHPFVVALSMKPMQLKIGDIMGRSPDNKEITMDTSSAEIAYVADGRICIEALNNNIYKELEYYNNEVAKNNKKGRFSNE; this is encoded by the coding sequence ATGAGCGATTGTATACTGATTAAAGGTAATAAATATGGGCTTACTATTATATTAGATGAGAATGTGACATTTAAGATTTTGAAGCAGACATTAGAAAAAAAGATAATTGATGCTAAGAAATTCTTTAAAAATGCCAAAGTAGCCATTACTTTTACTGGAAGATACCTTTCTGATAAGGAACAAAAGGAATTAGTTGATATTATTACTACTTTTTCTGATATGGAAGTTACGTGTATTATGGATGAAACTGATACATCTAGTAAAAATGTAGCAGCCAAGAAGGATGAAGTAGATAAAAATGATATATTAGGGATGGGTAATCCCATGGGTAACACGATGGGAGATCCTATGGCAGCATTTCATAAAGGCACTTTACGTTCAGGGCAGCAATTGAATGTGGAACATAGTGTCATAATTATGGGAGATGTGAATCCAGGTGCAAAAGTGACTGCAAGAGGTAACGTAATTGTTTTGGGTACTTTAAAGGGTACAGTTTATGTAAAGGAACTGGATGGTAAACATCCTTTTGTGGTTGCATTGTCAATGAAGCCTATGCAATTAAAAATAGGTGATATAATGGGAAGATCTCCAGATAATAAAGAAATAACCATGGATACTTCATCTGCTGAAATAGCATATGTAGCAGATGGTAGGATATGTATTGAGGCATTAAATAATAATATTTATAAAGAACTTGAATACTACAATAATGAAGTGGCAAAAAATAATAAAAAGGGGAGATTTTCTAATGAGTGA
- the minD gene encoding septum site-determining protein MinD — MSEVIVVTSGKGGVGKTTTTANLGAGLAMENKKVCLIDADIGLRNLDVVMGLENRIVYNLIDVIEGNCRLRQALIKDKRYSTLYLLPAAQTRDKNAVTPEQMLKLCETLKEEFDYIVIDCPAGIEQGFKNAIAGADRALVVTTPEISAIRDADRIIGLLEANELRSPQLIINRIRTDMVKKGDMMSVDDVVEILAIDLLGAIPDDENIVISTNNGDPIVGNRNMISGKAYANITKRVLGEDIPLLNFDNEGGLFSKLRNMIKFGN, encoded by the coding sequence ATGAGTGAAGTAATTGTTGTAACATCTGGTAAAGGTGGAGTTGGAAAAACTACTACTACAGCTAATCTAGGTGCTGGACTTGCTATGGAGAATAAAAAAGTATGTTTGATTGATGCAGATATAGGACTAAGAAATTTAGATGTTGTAATGGGATTAGAGAATAGAATAGTGTATAATCTAATAGATGTAATAGAGGGTAACTGTAGACTTAGACAAGCATTGATAAAAGATAAAAGATATTCCACTTTATATTTGCTGCCAGCTGCCCAAACAAGAGATAAAAATGCTGTTACTCCAGAACAGATGCTTAAATTATGCGAGACTTTGAAAGAAGAATTCGACTATATTGTCATAGACTGTCCTGCAGGTATAGAACAAGGATTCAAAAACGCTATTGCTGGTGCTGATAGAGCACTAGTTGTTACAACGCCTGAGATATCTGCTATTCGTGATGCTGATAGAATAATTGGATTACTAGAAGCTAATGAACTTAGAAGTCCACAGTTAATAATTAATAGAATCAGAACTGACATGGTTAAAAAAGGTGATATGATGTCAGTTGATGATGTTGTTGAAATATTGGCAATTGATTTACTAGGAGCTATTCCAGATGATGAAAATATAGTTATTTCAACTAATAATGGTGATCCTATTGTTGGTAATAGAAATATGATTTCTGGAAAAGCATATGCCAATATAACAAAAAGAGTTTTAGGCGAAGATATTCCATTACTTAATTTTGATAATGAAGGTGGATTATTTAGTAAGCTTAGAAACATGATAAAATTTGGTAATTAA
- the minE gene encoding cell division topological specificity factor MinE, which translates to MPLLSKRTSKRVAKDRLKLVLIHDRANCSPELLEMVKTDIINVISKYMEIDEEGLDIKMGNTKSEISDAIVPALYANIPIKKMKKKA; encoded by the coding sequence GTGCCATTATTAAGTAAAAGAACATCCAAAAGAGTAGCTAAAGACAGATTAAAGCTTGTCCTTATACATGATAGAGCTAATTGTTCTCCAGAATTACTAGAAATGGTAAAGACTGATATCATTAATGTCATAAGCAAGTATATGGAAATAGATGAAGAGGGCTTAGACATAAAAATGGGTAATACTAAATCAGAAATTAGTGATGCTATAGTACCAGCATTATATGCTAATATACCAATAAAAAAAATGAAGAAGAAAGCTTAG
- the rodA gene encoding rod shape-determining protein RodA has product MFRNYNFKKYDIFLILIVIALVSFGIKAIGSATQINSDGSTYVRNKQLFGFIVTFALMIIISLIDYHFIGKFYWLIYAFNIILLIAVLFLGVKVKGAVRWINIAGIQLQPSELSKIMMVIFLAKYIDKNKEKINNLLFLIKLGILVIIPTLLIYKQPDLSTSLVLLVILVVLLFVAGISYKYVLIALAIAVPLFFGTVWYMQQPDTVFSDHQVERVMSFLYPEKYDTMQTDNSIQAIGSGQLNGKGWYKGTINKYNYLPEPQTDFIFSVIGEEAGFIGCSIVLLLLLFLIIKCLWIAKDSIDLFGMLIISGFVAIISFQTFVNVGVTTGLIPNTGIPLPFISYGLSSLMSNMIGIGVILNISLHRKTTYY; this is encoded by the coding sequence ATGTTTCGAAATTATAATTTTAAAAAATATGATATTTTCCTAATATTAATTGTCATTGCTCTTGTTTCTTTTGGCATAAAAGCAATTGGTAGTGCTACTCAGATAAATAGTGATGGATCTACATACGTTAGAAATAAACAACTGTTTGGTTTTATTGTTACTTTTGCATTAATGATTATTATTTCTTTGATTGATTATCATTTTATAGGAAAATTTTACTGGCTTATTTATGCATTTAATATTATACTATTAATAGCAGTTCTTTTTCTTGGAGTAAAAGTAAAAGGTGCTGTAAGATGGATTAATATTGCAGGGATACAATTACAGCCGTCGGAACTATCAAAAATTATGATGGTTATATTCCTAGCCAAGTATATTGATAAAAATAAAGAAAAAATTAATAATTTATTATTTTTGATAAAACTTGGAATACTAGTTATAATACCTACATTATTGATTTATAAACAACCTGATTTATCAACATCTTTAGTTTTATTAGTTATACTGGTTGTTTTGCTATTTGTAGCAGGTATTAGTTATAAATATGTATTAATTGCTTTAGCCATAGCTGTTCCGTTGTTTTTTGGTACAGTGTGGTATATGCAGCAGCCTGACACTGTTTTTAGTGACCATCAAGTTGAACGTGTAATGAGTTTTTTGTATCCTGAGAAATATGATACAATGCAAACTGATAACTCTATTCAAGCAATTGGATCTGGACAACTTAATGGAAAAGGATGGTATAAAGGAACTATTAATAAATATAACTATTTGCCTGAACCACAAACAGATTTTATTTTTTCAGTAATAGGTGAAGAGGCTGGATTTATTGGTTGCAGTATAGTTTTATTATTACTTCTATTTTTAATTATAAAATGTTTATGGATTGCTAAAGATTCTATTGATCTATTTGGTATGCTTATTATTAGTGGTTTTGTAGCTATAATATCATTTCAAACATTTGTAAATGTTGGAGTAACTACAGGATTGATACCTAATACAGGTATACCACTACCGTTTATTAGTTACGGTTTAAGCTCATTAATGTCAAATATGATAGGAATTGGTGTGATACTTAATATAAGTTTGCATAGAAAGACAACTTACTACTAA
- a CDS encoding methylglyoxal synthase yields MNVGLIAHDNKKKLIQNFCIAYRNILNRHELYATGTTGRLIEEVTNLSIHKYLAGHLGGQQQLGAQIAHNQIDMVIFLRDPLSPKQHEPDPASVIRLCDIHNIPIATNLATAELLIKALERGDLEWRSVIRS; encoded by the coding sequence ATGAATGTTGGTTTAATTGCACATGATAATAAAAAGAAATTGATACAAAATTTTTGTATTGCTTATCGTAATATTTTAAATAGGCATGAATTATACGCTACAGGAACAACAGGCAGATTAATAGAAGAAGTAACAAATCTATCCATCCATAAATATTTAGCAGGACACTTAGGTGGGCAACAGCAGTTAGGTGCCCAAATAGCACACAATCAAATTGATATGGTTATATTTTTAAGAGATCCATTATCACCAAAACAGCATGAACCTGACCCTGCGTCAGTTATTAGATTATGTGATATTCATAATATACCAATTGCCACTAATTTAGCTACTGCTGAGTTATTGATTAAGGCATTAGAACGTGGAGATTTAGAATGGCGAAGTGTAATAAGGTCATAA
- a CDS encoding twitching motility protein PilT — translation MIRLVAGDTGEGKTKDLIKMANDAIKTAKGHIVYLDGDSSHIYDLHHNIRYINVSEFPINDYKEFFGFMCGILSEDSDIEQIYVDGLLRMAHLPIENSNTKELISKLKSVSDNYKVRFIISVNCDTTGLPVALKEYLVA, via the coding sequence ATGATAAGATTAGTTGCAGGTGATACTGGGGAAGGTAAGACAAAAGATTTAATTAAGATGGCAAATGATGCAATAAAAACCGCTAAAGGTCACATAGTTTATCTAGATGGCGACAGTAGTCATATTTACGATTTACACCATAATATACGATATATTAACGTTTCCGAGTTTCCTATTAATGATTATAAAGAATTTTTTGGGTTTATGTGTGGTATACTTTCTGAAGATAGTGATATTGAACAAATCTATGTAGATGGTCTTTTAAGAATGGCTCATTTACCTATAGAGAATAGTAATACAAAAGAATTGATTAGTAAATTAAAAAGCGTATCTGATAATTACAAAGTACGATTTATTATTAGTGTTAACTGTGATACAACTGGACTGCCAGTTGCTTTAAAAGAATATTTAGTTGCTTAA
- a CDS encoding DUF378 domain-containing protein, producing MNTRGIDIVALILVIIGAINWGLIGFFEFDLVAAIFGGMYTIASRIVYALVGIAGIYLLTFFGRIRGEM from the coding sequence ATGAATACTAGAGGTATTGATATAGTTGCTCTCATTTTAGTAATAATCGGCGCTATCAACTGGGGTCTTATCGGCTTCTTTGAGTTTGATTTAGTTGCTGCAATATTCGGAGGAATGTATACAATAGCAAGTAGGATAGTTTATGCTTTAGTTGGTATTGCTGGTATATATTTGTTAACTTTCTTTGGAAGAATTAGAGGAGAGATGTAA
- a CDS encoding M14 family metallopeptidase, with product MDNISKSKIKEIQSLLNKLGYYNYSIDGFIENYTIDAIKNFQKNNNLKITGELDQSTIDKIDDYMTGYVLHTIENGDTLYDIARKYNTVVWRIITANPNVNPFDLTIGTSIIVPLNFQIVPTNIPYTYNVLENNIMGLSKRYPFLRFDSIGNSVDGRQLYRIRIGNGSNHVIYNGAHHANEWITTPLLMKWIEVFSEVYSRKGSIRGYDTEQIWNYATIDIVPMVNPDGVELVIDGVDNITANKDQLIKWNFGNENFNDWKSNINGVDLNRNYDAGWKEYKELEKEFGVDGPGPFLYGGTKPESEPESLAMANLTRSIDTRLVLAYHTQGQVIFWNYKDLQPEISLYIGETFAKASGYELASEDLSQSFAGYKDWYILDFRKPGYTIEVGKGKNPLPIDQFDMIYENNEELLLLASII from the coding sequence TTGGACAATATTTCTAAGTCAAAAATAAAAGAAATTCAAAGCTTATTAAATAAATTAGGTTATTATAATTATAGTATTGATGGTTTTATTGAAAATTATACAATAGATGCTATAAAAAATTTTCAAAAAAATAACAATTTAAAAATTACAGGTGAATTAGACCAATCGACTATAGATAAAATAGATGATTATATGACGGGATATGTACTTCATACTATAGAAAATGGAGATACATTATATGATATCGCAAGAAAATATAATACAGTGGTGTGGAGAATAATTACAGCCAATCCAAATGTGAATCCTTTTGATTTGACTATCGGAACTAGTATTATTGTACCGCTGAATTTTCAGATTGTACCTACTAATATTCCATACACCTATAATGTATTGGAAAATAATATAATGGGCTTAAGTAAAAGATATCCATTTTTGAGATTTGACAGTATTGGTAATAGTGTGGATGGGAGACAGTTATATAGAATAAGAATCGGTAATGGTAGTAACCATGTCATATATAATGGTGCTCATCATGCTAATGAATGGATAACAACACCATTGCTTATGAAATGGATAGAAGTTTTTTCGGAAGTCTATTCTAGAAAAGGCTCTATAAGAGGTTATGATACAGAACAAATCTGGAATTATGCTACAATCGATATTGTACCGATGGTTAATCCAGATGGAGTAGAATTAGTTATTGATGGAGTAGATAATATTACTGCCAATAAGGATCAACTAATAAAATGGAATTTTGGCAATGAAAATTTCAATGATTGGAAATCTAATATTAATGGTGTTGATCTCAACAGAAATTATGATGCTGGATGGAAGGAATATAAAGAATTAGAAAAAGAGTTCGGTGTAGACGGACCTGGTCCTTTTTTATATGGTGGAACTAAACCAGAATCAGAACCTGAATCTTTAGCTATGGCTAATTTAACTAGAAGTATTGATACTAGATTAGTCTTGGCATATCATACACAAGGTCAAGTGATTTTTTGGAATTATAAAGATCTTCAGCCAGAAATAAGCTTGTATATTGGAGAAACATTTGCTAAAGCAAGTGGATATGAGTTAGCTTCAGAAGATTTAAGTCAGAGTTTTGCAGGCTATAAGGATTGGTATATTCTGGATTTCCGAAAACCAGGTTATACTATAGAAGTGGGTAAGGGGAAAAATCCTCTACCAATTGATCAATTTGATATGATTTATGAAAACAATGAAGAATTATTGTTGCTAGCTAGTATTATTTAA
- a CDS encoding VOC family protein, translated as MLIDLSIKVTKEFNKNVSDSGKNIPFGHLGTHFDVMNKEFPLEFTRRDGIVFDVSKVSDSDIDVSDIDINLVNAHMFVAFYTGFIEKEQYGSKLYFTSHPQLSNQLIKQLLERKVSIIGIDCAGVRRGAEHTPKDQYCADKGVFIIENLCNLGNILDNHDSVTFIANTYPINFANMTGLPCRVVAEKIVKIEHVAIWTNNLEKLKDFYVNYFKGNCGTKYINPKKGFESYFIKFEDGCRLELMQMSSIVSNTTDINQQYKGISHIAFSVGSKTKVDELTKKFAIEGFNVLSQPRTTGDGYYESCITDPDGNRIEITI; from the coding sequence ATGTTAATTGATTTAAGCATTAAGGTAACAAAAGAATTCAATAAGAACGTATCAGATAGTGGAAAAAATATTCCATTCGGTCATCTTGGAACTCATTTTGATGTAATGAACAAAGAATTTCCATTAGAATTTACAAGAAGAGACGGTATAGTATTTGATGTAAGTAAAGTATCAGACAGTGATATTGATGTGTCAGATATTGACATTAATCTTGTCAATGCTCATATGTTTGTAGCTTTTTACACAGGTTTTATTGAGAAAGAACAATATGGTTCCAAGCTCTATTTTACATCACACCCACAGCTGTCTAATCAATTAATTAAACAGTTACTCGAACGTAAGGTTTCAATAATAGGTATTGATTGTGCCGGTGTGAGACGTGGTGCTGAACATACACCAAAAGATCAATACTGTGCTGACAAAGGTGTCTTTATCATTGAGAATCTCTGCAATTTGGGTAATATTTTAGATAATCATGATTCAGTTACTTTCATAGCTAACACCTATCCAATTAATTTTGCAAATATGACAGGATTACCTTGTCGAGTAGTAGCTGAGAAGATAGTGAAAATTGAACATGTTGCAATATGGACCAATAATCTAGAGAAACTCAAAGATTTTTATGTTAATTATTTTAAAGGAAATTGTGGTACAAAATACATCAATCCTAAAAAAGGATTTGAATCTTATTTCATAAAATTTGAAGATGGCTGTAGACTTGAATTAATGCAGATGAGCTCAATAGTCTCAAATACAACCGATATAAACCAACAATATAAAGGAATAAGTCATATTGCTTTTTCAGTAGGTTCTAAAACCAAAGTTGATGAATTAACAAAGAAATTTGCAATAGAAGGGTTTAATGTTTTAAGTCAACCAAGAACTACTGGTGATGGTTATTATGAAAGCTGTATTACTGATCCTGATGGTAATAGAATTGAGATAACAATTTAG
- a CDS encoding MarR family winged helix-turn-helix transcriptional regulator has protein sequence MSNSKLLITKFTELYEKQDMLTKLTSREFLHGYGYSEIHCIDWIGKLDNPNVTKLSSRLSMTRSAISKIIKKLVAKGAITSYKCKDNKKEIYYKLTDKGKLLFDEHHKRHRAWEERDNKFFEKLDDKDLETVNRFLTQFNKYLEEKIRELNFKE, from the coding sequence ATGTCGAATTCGAAATTGTTGATTACTAAATTTACAGAGCTTTATGAAAAGCAGGATATGTTAACAAAACTAACTTCGAGAGAATTTCTCCATGGTTATGGGTATTCAGAAATTCATTGTATTGACTGGATAGGCAAATTAGATAATCCAAATGTAACAAAATTATCATCTAGATTATCAATGACCAGAAGTGCTATTAGTAAAATAATTAAAAAACTAGTTGCCAAAGGAGCTATTACAAGCTATAAGTGCAAAGATAATAAAAAAGAAATTTATTACAAATTAACTGACAAAGGTAAGCTTTTATTTGACGAACACCACAAACGTCACCGTGCATGGGAAGAAAGAGATAATAAGTTCTTTGAAAAACTTGATGATAAGGATTTAGAGACTGTAAATAGATTCCTGACTCAATTCAATAAATATCTTGAAGAAAAGATAAGGGAACTTAATTTTAAGGAGTGA